From the Juglans microcarpa x Juglans regia isolate MS1-56 chromosome 3D, Jm3101_v1.0, whole genome shotgun sequence genome, the window aattggctagctaaatttataaaagtgaattctttagataaattttgaccaaactttgttgagtccactactaATACTCTAATTAGGCttgaattatattttacttgacTTCcagttttatttgattttgctCTATATTCAGATTTGGTGCATCAAATATAGATCGTCCCTTCGCGTcgtaacattatttttattataatattatgagtaatgttacttATCATCCTAATTTCTATCATCCTATGATATGACATtaggtgattggaaattatttattatatttaccttgtaaatctatcatttaatgtcatatAATATGATGATGAGAGTTgggatgaatagatttttttttaatattattagttaaAAACTTAAcgattaattcaaaaaatttgtaatattaaactaattaaattctttatttattgGATTCGTAATATTATTTGGCTTGAATATTAAAACATTACCTCCCGACATTCAATATTATTATCaaaatgacataattttattgtactgttgatatttaaaaaaatcgatAATTAAAAGATAATGCGAGAAGAATAGAAATAaaagtaaagaaagaaagaggatcTGAATAAGATTCTGTTGAAAAAGTAAAACCGGACTAACGGACACAAAACTAACAATTTAGCCGCCCCCACTCAGTCTTTtcccacttttttataaaacagaTTCCAACGCaccaataattataaattaaaagaataaaaaaacttcTAACCGAATTCACTCAGTCAAGCGAACGGTTCAGTTCCTATCCGATCCGATCGCTGGTGATGAGCTCGGACGCCCCTCCGGAGGCGAGGCCGCCGGTGGTAAGGGAAGCTCTACCTCGGACAAGGGTAAgcagaaggagaaggagaaggagaaggcgAGGGTGAGCCGAACCTCCCTGATTCTCTGGCACGCCCACCAGAACGACCCCGCTGCGGTCCGCAAGCTTCTCGAAGAAGATCGCTCCCTCGTTCATGCCAGAGATTACGACAGCCGCACCCCGCTCCACGTCGCTTCTCTCCACGGCTGGATCGACGTTGCTAAGTGCTTGATCGAGTATGGCGCCGACGTCAACGCCCAAGATCGCTGGAAGAACACcgtaaaattcttttaaatcaCTGCTTTTGTTTCCCCCTTctttcgtttctttttttttttttttttttttttttttttttacattcgattttctttttcacttttctagGCTTTTCCAAACAACCAGTGCGAGTATAATTTATTAGTTCTAGTTATTTGAGAGGAGCGTATCCATAAAAGCTGGTGCAAAATACACGATAAATTTGGGAGAAGCTTAAGTCAAGGAGTGTAGAGTTGTGTGAGTCAGTAAGCTTGGGGTCAGACAAATTATTAATGCATTCGTCTGTTGTCCATCTGAAAATAGAATTGCAAGTGAATAAACTGTGTAACTCTAAAAGTACAAATTTCCTTTCGGCTTCCAGTCGCTGGACCTTTATCATGAGCAAGAAACAAGTAGTATGACGGTGAAGTATTAACATTAGGTTTgcccataaaaaagaaaaaagtgctAACATAAGACTTGCATAagagttttattgtttttatttcattgtatttGGCATCAGATGATTAATTAGCTGGAGTTTCTCTTATGACAGCCTTTAGCTGATGCCGAAGGAGCTAAAAAGCATATCATGATTGAGCTGTTAAAATCGTACGGTGGCTCGTCTTATGTAAGCCTATGGttccccctctctttctctaaaAGCATGTAGTCGGTAATTTGTTTACAGTAAAAGAAATGGGGGCTCTAATTTTGGTGgataaattcaaaagaaaaaaaaaagagagagagaaaatgttatAGTCCCACATTGGTTAGGAATCAAATGGTATGTGTGCATATAAGCTTGGGGGCACCTCCACCCAACAAGCCGGTTTTCTAGGATGTGAATCCTTGGACCATATATGGACAtataacaaatggtatcagagcaggttGTGGGCTCCCATGCTGCCTCGCCTAATGGGTTGAGCTTGTGGAGTGGCCGGCTATGGATTCAGTGGGATGGGCCATGTTGCCCCAGCTTGGTGAAAGCCTCCCATAGTGCTCGACCAACGTGGGCGTTAGTCTTGAAGGGTGGGGGTATGTTATAGTCCCACATTGGTTAGGAGTTAAATGGTATGTGTGCATATAAGCTTGGGGGCACCTCCACCTAGCAAGCCGGTTTTCTAGGATGTGAATCCTTGGGCCATATATGGACATATAACAAAAAAGTGcagacatctctctctctctctctctctatatatatatatatatatatataaatctgtGTGTGTGCGTGGTCTTTGCATTGGTGTTGTAACTTTATGGGTAAAGGGCTGACAAAGATTTATTTTGAGGATCCATTTTTATGATATCTGATTGATGATGGAATGACAAAATAGGCTTCTTAATAAACTAGTGAACGGTCTGAGTTATTTTAACATGGCTTTCTTTCAGTAAGAGAGAACCAAAAGTTATACTCTGGTTTCTCCAGAGGTGTGTTTATTGGAAACTTGTTGTCTGTTGCATGTATTGCCATCAAGGATAAATTGAGGTCATGACGTTTTAGGGATTTTGGGTTCCATTAAGCACTTGTATTGCAGCATAACATCATTATAAGTATTTCATCACATCAAGTTATAAATAATTGGATATTAGACACTATTTTTTAAGAGGATAGTACCCTCAATTTTATTAGTAGTCCTCACTTATGGAGGAGGTATACCATAGTACAAACTACCTTAGGGTTTACAAAAAAATCCCACACCTAAGATTAAAACAAAGCTAAACCTTTAACTATACAATTGAGTATTCGACACGTTTCGGGGTTAGATTGAtcattaatatatgatttatgtTTGAGAAGAGAAGGGGGAGAAGAACTTTGGTTTGCTTGGCTAAGATTAAAACAAACCTAATCCTTTAACTATACAATCGAGTATTCGACATTTTTCAGGGTTAGATTGAtcattaatatatgatttatgtTTGAGAAGAATAGGGCGAGAAGAACTTTGGTTTGCTTGGGAAATTATGAAAGTAGTTCTGTTTCATTAGTTGGTCCAAAATTGTTTGACTTTGGACTGACTAAGTTGTCTTCCATCGGAATGAGCATGTAATAATGTCTACTGATGATTGCATAAGCGATGCTCTTGTGTATGTCCCATATACTTAGGGCTTTGTCTATTTTATGTAACACCACAATGGAAAGCCCAAACcatatggcctatactccaaaagaactagtcaatgacaCAATTGGAGTCCTattggaactttataaagagtaagaacttttccttcccaagtatgtgggatcccataccaatgttttgaataccgtaccggtgACCGTTTTGGTCGAAGCATTGAAACGAGATATTTCGGTACTGGTACCGTTTcagaatagtctatatatgaataaattatatataaatatatatataaattataaatagtctggtcTGAATTAGGAGTCAAAAAACGAGCTtgcagtttgaagaaatgaaaaagaaaaaaaaactaaaggctGAAATATCGGCCGATACAGGTGAAATATAGGCCAGTACGGGCCGAAATTATGACCGGTACGAAACTGTACCCTTCTCTGTACCGGCTACGCAACAGAAACGGAATATTGTACGATACGAAATTCAAgacccatacaccacctacccttatctttaTTATATGAGATATCACAATATACTCCCTTTAAATTCTCGACGTCCTCGTTGGGCCTgcgttgtaggtggcacggctcaagccccacatttctggttgggatagactctgataccatttgtaatgctctaatggaaggcccaaaccacatgacttatactccgaaaggactagtcaatgatacaattggagccccattagaaccttataaagagcaagaacttccaattcccaagcaatgtgggatctcatgcatcacctactcttatccttatcatatgggatatcacattttatgatcaataaaatcttgtttaccgataaaaaaaaaaaataatgtctgGTGGTGTTTGGCTATGAACCTTCAAATATGATGATGTCCTTACCGTGTTTTTTACTAGTTTTCAAATGGAAGTTGGATAACAAGGCACGGCATTATATTTGTATCAAGCTTCAATATCAATATGTGTAGAGTTGTTTCCTCATAGATGTGAAAACAATTTACAAGTCATATCTGACTAATTTGCTTCACCATGGAAATGCACTCTCTTATTTGTTGTTTATGCTCTTATGATGAATTTAAATTGGCTCAATATCAATGCGACCTATATCATATTACTTCATGAAGACTTGTTTATAagtgttttatattattttctttcacaGGCTCTAATTTTGATTATTCATGCTGTAGGGCCAAAATGGAAGCCATTTTGAACCAAAGCCCGTTCCACCCCCTCTGCCAAACAAGTGTGACTGGGAAATTGACCCTTCTGAACTGGACTTCTCAAACTCAGCTATTATTGGAAaggtttgattttatttcttttaagattGGTAACGAGCAAACTATATAAGGGCCAGTTAAATAATCTGTTCCAAATAGGTACactatgatattttttttgttttttgataagtacactATGATATTTAAAAGTCTCTTATTTGTCTTCTTTAAACTGAGCCTGATGGTTCTCCTCAAATACAATGACTAGGATTTTCTGTCTACTATTTTACTGCAGGCAGAATCTAATTGTATTTTCAAGAGTTTCTAGATTCTGCCTTGTGAGATATTGATTTAGGAACCCCCATACCAATCACATAATTTTATTCCACCTGTACCCTATACTTCATTTCCCCTAGCTAGGTAAAGTGCCATCGTGCCGAGATGATTCTTTGGgctaaaataatttcatctgTATTTGGTACTTTCTCGTAGTTCACTCTGTTGGTCTGGTGTGCCTTGGACTTTTTGGTCATTTTGTTTGCACTTGAATCTAGTTCAGCTCTTGGTGTGTTTTTTTAGTCCATTTGTCAGACATGCTTTTAACTGATGATGATTGATGCTAGCAGGGATCTTTTGGTGAGATTTTGAAAGCCTATTGGCGTGGAACACCTGTAGCAATCAAACGCATTCTCCCATCACTTTCAGATGACAGATTGGTGATGTAAGATCCATTTTTCTTATGACATTTTCATATAGAGGGGTTGTTATtcgtttgttttatttaatccTGTATAAGCTGATTATTTTGGAGACATGGTACAATCTTTCCTCTGTATATCTGCATGTATATTCTTGAAGTAACTTGCTTAAGTCATGCTTAAATGTTATATCCTTTTAGATAGTGAGTCTCAAGCCTGGATAAAGGCAGAGGGTTATGGCAGGTAGACAGCCAGCACATAACTTTTCACCTCCTATGAAGCATGGATCCTATTGAGATATGAGTTGGGGCATTCCTGACTGACATTGAAAATATATGACTAGGGATATGCCCCTAGTCTGGACCGACCGGCATAAGATCCTTCTAATAACGTCAAGTAGCTGGGAGTAAGGcatagttgagttgagttgtggcTGTAGATTTATTATGAACTGTTCTAATATACAATGGAACCAGAACCAAAATGATGGGTGAGTTGTTTTATTCGGACcaaaaaacttttctttaatGATTTACCTGGCGTTCTTTCCAATAAATGGTGTGTCTATTGAAATTAGAAAGGCCTTTATTATTCATATGTCAACATGTCTGGAGGGCAGCTATCCTCATGAAAATTATTAATCGAGTGCTTGTTATCTATAATCAAGTTTTCCTTACCAATCTGATTTCTACTTGATCGAGAATGTAAATTACTCACCTGTTCTGCACTTTCTTGATTCAGTCAGGACTTCAGACATGAGGTTAAGTTGCTAGTGAAGCTTCGTCACCCAAATATAGTCCAATTTCTCGGAGCTGTCACTGACAAGAAGCCCCTTATGTTAATTACTGAATACTTACGAGGGGTGAGCAAATGCCTGGTTATTTTGTGTTTCAAATTGAGAGAAGTCTTTTTCAGTGATCTGAAACATGTACTTGCAGAGCACttaattattgcatttataTGCCGTTATAGGGTGATCTTCATCAATATCTCAAGGAAAAAAGTTCCCTTAGTCCTTCAACAGCTATCAACTTTGCACTGGACATAGCGAGGTACTTCGACTTCTTATACCTGCCTAAAGAAAAATGCCAGACCTCTATCCCAAGTTATGATTACTTGTGCATCGTAAATAGAAGCTGTCTTATAAGTGGGAAAGTTCAATTAAGCCACACCTTTTTGAGGTTGTATGAAATAACTTTGTGTGGAGAGAGAGTTGTCCAGAGATTTCTTCCCAGGAAAGGCAAGTTTGAGTGACAATACATATTTAGAATTAGTTGCATATTGCTGAATGCCCAATTTGAGTTTATGCAATCATACTATATACTAAAAAGATGCATCCTCTGTGAATTCAGTTGTTATGCCAATCTTATGTAAATCTTATGTGGCAGAGGCATGGCTTATCTTCACAATGAACCAAATGTCATAATTCACCGGGACCTAAAACCAAGGTGAGTTGATTTTGTATCTTATCTTTGTGGGCGTACTATATTCTGTGTTGTACTGGTAGCTGAAGATGCTATGTTTTAATTAGTACCCTTAATGCATCTTCATAGTGAGGAGATTACTGTTCTTAGGTGGATTGCTTCTTTACCCAATTGAAAAGGcaccttttatttctttctctggCTTCTGCTGTCAAGAACTTTAGTGACCTTGATATTGGGTTTTCATTTTTACcttttgaaatttgtttatCAATTTCAGGAATGTACTTCTGGTAAATTCCAGTGCTGACCATTTAAAAGTTGGAGATTTTGGATTAAGCAAGCTCATCAAGGTTCAGAATTCTCATGACGTGTACAAGATGACCGGAGAGACTGGAAGCTGTGAGTGTTTTAACAAAGTTGTTGTAGCATATAGGAATTTCAATActgaatgtttaattttttttttaattctttttggcATGGCACAAAATGAAAGACCGGTATATGGCTCCTGAAGTTTTCAAGCATCGGAAATATGATAAGAAGGTTGATGTGTTCTCTTTTGCCATGATACTGTATGAGGTAATGCTACTTTCTCTATACAGGGTTCGAGTTAAGACATACAAGTGTTTGACATTATTTCTAATTCATGACATTCCCAAACTGGTTCAGATGCTTGAAGGGGACCCGCCACTTTCAAATCATGAGCCTTATGAAGCAGCCAAATATGTGGCTGAAGGACACAGGCCTACATTTCGCTCAAAAGGATACATCCCTGAACTGAAAGagtaaggcctcgtttgttttcacaactcctctcaactcatctcatctcatttcatctaatcattacaatttttccaaagtccaacaaaaaataaaataaacatttcaactttttcaaatcccaaaataaaaataatattaaaaaaatatattctaacaatattttattcagcttttaactttaatctcaactcatctcatctcatctgcgaaaacaaacgaggcctaagtttgCCATAATTTGCTGTTGATCAAAAGGTCATTGAGGAGTTGGATcctgttttgtttctttctttctctgatCAATCAATTGAATTGAATCCATGATTTTGTGGTTGTTTGACTCCggctccctccctccctcatgGCCATCTTGTCGTCTTCACGGCCATGCTCCAAGTTATTTACCATCTCTCTTGTCCTTGTAACTCTTTTAACTTAACTAATGTCTCCTTATGCAATGATTAGTTGGCTCGGGATGGCTTTCATTCTTCTCGTTGTTGTTTTCCCTTCATCCAATTTGCTATCtgtttttattcctttttgttttctcttgtcCACATTTTGTGCTGCATGTTTGAGCAAAGCCTTTGATATCTTATTTGGtaaaaatattgattaatataGCAAATTGGCTATATGGTGCATCATACAACCTATTACACCTCATTCTGCTCCTACCCTCTCTGCCCCACCCCTACCATCCTTCGGGTGGAGAATCTGGAGATGccaatgtttattatattttgtatggggatttaAGAATCTGGAGATGCCAATGTTGgaaaaattcaacttttccaaaaacaaaacacaaaaaagaattcaactttttcaaatcccagaacaaaaattatattaaaaaattatattctaacaatattttaactttataatattttttttcaactttttctctctcatttctcaaaactccataaaatatcataactcaaaccattttaatactattcatagatttctcatctcatctcatttcccaaGTATCCCCTTAGTGGTCCTATTCAACATTGTTGTAATCTTTTTGGCCAAAACTATTCATGTTGCTCAATATGCAATTaggatattgatattttttatattttgattactTACTATTGTGTTGATAGATTAGTCAAAAAGCTTTTTAGAAATTATTCTGATCTCCATTAGTACTGAATGGTTTTAGGTTAACCGAGCAGTGCTGGGCTGCTGACATGAACCAAAGACCTTCTTTCTTGGAAATCCTCAAGAGGCTTGAAAAGATAAAGGAAAATCTACCAACTGACCATCACTGGAGCCTATTCAATACATGATATCCAAGACCAATTTGTGTGATCAGTTAGTAGATAATATATTTGCCATTTCTACCGGTCTTCTCCTGTGCTGCCTCCGATCGAGAGCAGATGGGGATTGTGAATAGACCCAAACTGGTCGTTGGCAAGGAAATAGCTACTACTGATCAGGTTACCAATATTCTGTTTGGAATCTTGTCATGAACGGATAGATGGTGATGTTGATTAATTTTCTCACTTTCTACAATTATCTCGATGTGAACAACCCCGTTTTAAGAGTCTCGTCCAAATTGGCATATATGAAGAAAGAAACTTCTCATCCTTTGACCTTAATTctctttgcttcttttttttttttatcgtttaattgtaatttgtttttGGTACCGAAGTGGATTTGAGAGTAGAGAACATGCAACATCTAGTATATCTGCTCTGTAGGCGTTCTCTTTTAACAGTTAGATGTGGGGGTTAAGCCCCCATATCCTTTGTGTAAAGGATGTATTTGGCTGAAAGTGaagattttgtgtatttttgttGCTGTTAATTTTGACAGTTGGAGCTTGTACTTGGTGTCTAGTAATTAGTAGCCGAGAACGATTAATTAGCTCTACCAATTATGTTTGTAATCTAAacaactttaaacatttttaggGAGATTGTTTAGCACAAAACCCGTGtgcaataattaaatatattaatgaagATGGatcagattttataattttcttgatgcAAGTTCTGAAACCCACAAAATTCATTGACTggctttaataaaaatattatatgaaatctaAATAGTTTCGAATAAACTTGGAATTCATGTATTTAACCTCAAATGTCGACATTTCTTTTTGCTGAAGAAGATAAAGACCATTAATTAACTTATAAGCACATgataaatgtaatattttatttgcaaccacaaatttaatattgaaatgggaactttatgttttatttttcaatttttctttgattaaaaaaaacacaattattagacagttttaaaaaaatacaattttgaaTTGGTTAGAATAGACTCAAATCAGTCAAAATCAGCTGATTGAAGCAGTTtagtaaacaataaaaatattcacTAAAATCAATTCGATTTCTTATTGATACAATTTGAATCGGCTTAAATTAAAAGCTTTTTTTGAGCCTTAGTTAAACCAAGATTATATGGTGCCTTTGGACAATTTATTTGAAAGGGTTTGATGCTATCTTGCCATGCAACAAGTTGATCAATTACGAGGCTGATGATTATGAAAGCATCCATTGTTTACTAATTTTTATGTCTCCTCTAAATGCTATTGTGGGTATAAACATATGTGAAGAACTTCCAAGAAggtactgataaaaaaaaaaaaaaaaaaaaaaaaccttccaaGAACACATAATATGGAAAtcaaggcctcgtttggatggTCAATTAGTctcgtctcatcttatctcaacatccaaacactattcaaacacaaacacttttcaatctctctctaatatttttcatttaatcattacaacttttctcaatttctatataaaacacaaaaaaatttatttttttcaaatcacaaaacaaaaattatattaaaaaattatattctaacaatattttaactttataatacttttattcaactttttatctctcattttccaaaactcaataaaaatattaactcaaactattttactactatttacaaaccatctcactattattttatagatttctcatctcatctgactaTCAAAAAAGAGGCCTAAAAGTCACATGAACCTAAATCCAACCTTCTacaacatatcaaatttaactgAAACAAAATAACTGATGATTAAGGTACGCTGCTCCTAGATTCATGTAAGGTAGCTACACACGCAGACAAGATTCTGCAGGCTGTAAGCAATTTTCAACTGTAGTAATCTACTCGAAAGGTACATTGATTCTATGTTGTAAATCGAAACAGATGAGAAAAATTGTAGAACCTGCCCAGAATAAGACTAAATGAGcttctttttctcaaaaaagGTTTTCAAGTGCCATAGCTGCAAGCCTGCCACTGATAAGCAAACAAAGAGCGAAAGAAAACTCAACCAGGCCATCCTGGAGTTGGTAGTTTTATTGAGCTCctgcatttcttcttctctgaaACATCAAGCAAAAATAGCTCCAATTACAattaaaacaatacaaaaaaacaaaaaatctcccttctatgactttttttttagaattctttttttattttttattttttcaagtaatAATACTGATGCCAAAACATATCCCTTCTATGACAACTTGGTCGAGATAAAGATGCTTCCTTACCTCTCCCGGAGATGATAAATTTCCTCCTGAATATAAATAGCAGTATCATACAGCTTCTTAAGTTCTAGTTCCATGGCCTGACATATGAAGTAATGACAACAATATAAGTTTTTCCCCTCACATCTCAACCCTGGAATATGTAAAAAGCTGAAGACTTATATTGAAAATAACACCactaaaaatatattgattaaaaAGTGCAGGCCAATGGGAATacaattatttgaaaatagaCATACTAAACATCCAGCATAATTCCCAAAAAGTAACTAATCATATCATAAGGTATAGATttcctttctttatttgtttgttattatttaataataaaaacacatgaaaaacaCCAAATTCTATTCACTCCCAGCTCCCAATCCCAGGATAGTCCAGGGAAACCATCTACATACAGCTGAAGAGGGTTTATCCTCAGCACGAACTTTCCATATACAGGCTCCATTTAGTTCTGcattttttattgcattttctGAGGTTTGGCACAACAAACTTGTTAAGTTAACAGTAAACAGTTTTCAGAATCTTCACTTGTGGCACACTTgcaataaaactaaaaatgcaAAGAAGCTGTACTGCAAGTGTGCCACAAGTGAAGATTCtgaaaatgcaataaaaaatgCAGAACTGGGGAAAACAATACACTTCCCCAAAAAACATTTATCTTGACTTTCCAGAATTTTACATCAAACAAGATGACCGAGAAACTGTATAAATAAAAGTCTGAAGAGCAGGCAAAAACACTGGATATAGCAAATGAAATGAATTCTATGAAAGCATAACAtgatcataaaaaattgaaatcaaaaCCACAAATTAGTTCAACAAATTAGCCCAGTTGTATTGAAATCCCAATAAATACACAAGCACATCATCTCAGTCATATTTATAAGCAAGCGTATTTATGAAACAACAATGAGGAATCATTACTTCCTTCTGAACTGCACTTCAGCAATGCCACTTCAAGGGCAGTGAATGCTgctaaaacatgaaataaaagcACCAGCTAGGCCTTTATATTGAACTATCAAAAGCAAGGCCAAACCTATAGCCAAAAAAGGTTTCAAAGATGGCACCCAAAGTGTTTTCTAGTAAGGGTGCCTCTGGAGTGAGAAACTATACACACTCTTAATGAATTCGGCTGTACTCACCAACCATAAAAGCGACTTAGAATCTTCACTTGTGGCACACTTGCAGTACAACTTCTTTGCAATTCAAGAAACCCAAAGTTTCCATTACCCATTACACCAATATTTCCtctatatttcatttaattttgacAAGTCGCATTTCCTGCTGTGACAGGAGAGGTGGATAACAAACCAGCCCTCAACTGTACCACCACATTATTTGGACCACCTATATAAGAAATGCAGCAGGTACACAGATGAGGCAGCCAGAATTTATAAACTCATAATTGGTGTTTTTAATCATTTTCCAGAACTGAACAGCTCGGCTTCTATATAAATAGATTTCAGAGACCAGTTCTTCATTCATGCTTAGGGTATACTCCTTAAAAAATGGGGTTCTCTACATATCCATCTGAAGGCAAATTTCATCAACTTCACACCCTATAGAACTCATAAGCAATAGCAAACAGGGTCCGTTATCTTGAAATACCATGCTCGCGTTTTGCATTCACTGGGAAAGGGAAGAAACTCTCCTTCCCACAATTTTCTTGGCATCTCGTTTTGTAACTCCTGAATAACACagcataaaattctaaaattcaaCTTTCCTAACGCAGTGATGGACAAGCTTCAAGCCCACActgtattaaattaaaaaatctcaaatttcatcGCCCAAAGACCAACAATAAATCTAACTACCTAACCATAATCGCAtgaaaaaggaacaaaattGTTTAAGTAACCTGTCGGAAGTAATATTAGACCAATAAAAGGTGCAAAAAAGAGACTTACATCGACTTGGCCTTTCTTAGCAACATTAGACCAATCCTTGGCGGCTACACCAGTCTTCCAATCGAAATCCACAGTCAACGTGATCTGGGGCTTGTGATCGGCTGCCCAGAAACACGCCATGTAGTCTCCGGCCTCCGCAGCCACAAACGCGAACTGCCCCGATTCCACAATCTCCGAGTAATGATAACTATTCCCATAAGAAGAAGTTACCTATGCATAGCAACACCAAAAATTGTCGCCAAATTACC encodes:
- the LOC121254671 gene encoding transmembrane emp24 domain-containing protein p24delta9-like → MIQSQHLYFLLILGLLSCTSESIRFDLQSGHTKCISEDIKSNSMTVGKYSVVNPNEGHPMPDGHKLTVRVTSSYGNSYHYSEIVESGQFAFVAAEAGDYMACFWAADHKPQITLTVDFDWKTGVAAKDWSNVAKKGQVDAMELELKKLYDTAIYIQEEIYHLREREEEMQELNKTTNSRMAWLSFLSLFVCLSVAGLQLWHLKTFFEKKKLI
- the LOC121254667 gene encoding integrin-linked protein kinase 1-like, whose translation is MLITEYLRGGDLHQYLKEKSSLSPSTAINFALDIARGMAYLHNEPNVIIHRDLKPRNVLLVNSSADHLKVGDFGLSKLIKVQNSHDVYKMTGETGSYRYMAPEVFKHRKYDKKVDVFSFAMILYEMLEGDPPLSNHEPYEAAKYVAEGHRPTFRSKGYIPELKELTEQCWAADMNQRPSFLEILKRLEKIKENLPTDHHWSLFNT